From a single bacterium genomic region:
- the rsmD gene encoding 16S rRNA (guanine(966)-N(2))-methyltransferase RsmD, with amino-acid sequence MRIIAGNNRGLILETIPNRKTRPTLGRVREALFSMLGDQIIDAEVLDLFAGSGSLGIEALSRGAKNVVFIDNNPECVRVIRKNLNKFGLDIKGSAYVRDACKTINFLANQNKKFDIVLMDPPYDTEELEKIMNNPHLKDILNSGAVLVIEHSKRNTPPCPNIKELCHVKSKRYGDTVLAIYEFHS; translated from the coding sequence ATGCGTATAATTGCAGGAAATAACAGGGGGCTCATATTAGAAACAATACCTAACAGAAAAACACGTCCTACGTTAGGCAGAGTTAGAGAAGCGTTGTTTAGTATGCTGGGGGATCAGATTATTGATGCAGAAGTACTTGATCTTTTTGCTGGCTCAGGCAGTCTTGGAATAGAGGCGCTCAGCAGAGGAGCAAAGAACGTTGTGTTTATAGATAACAATCCAGAATGTGTACGCGTTATCCGTAAAAATTTGAATAAGTTTGGGTTGGACATCAAAGGTTCTGCATATGTGAGAGATGCATGCAAAACTATAAACTTTCTTGCCAATCAAAATAAAAAATTTGACATTGTTTTAATGGATCCTCCGTATGACACAGAAGAGCTTGAGAAGATTATGAACAATCCGCATCTTAAAGATATACTGAATAGCGGAGCTGTCTTAGTTATTGAACATTCCAAAAGAAACACACCGCCTTGCCCGAACATTAAAGAATTATGCCATGTTAAATCAAAAAGATATGGGGATACAGTTTTGGCTATTTACGAATTCCATTCATAG
- a CDS encoding PilT/PilU family type 4a pilus ATPase — protein sequence MDINKFLKIMVNKKASDLYFKVGNVPYIRVNGELQPVGKESISSKDMDKAANIILASQKRAGIAEKDEIDTSYTVPELGRFRVNIFTQRGYTGIVIRSLKTEILGFKELNLPVDIMQKLSMEKRGLILVTGNAGSGKSTTLAAMIEYMSANRRAHIITIEDPIEFIHEDNKSIIEQREVGIDTKGFKSALRYVVRQSPDVILVGEIRDTETMETAIMAAETGHLVLSTLHTIDTIQTVERIINFFPPHQHSQIRMQLSFILKGVISMRLLPLVSGEGRIPALEIMLASPTIRKLILEGQTGKIYDTIKNSKDFGMQTFNQCVEKFYKDRLVSYEDALSASDSQSEFRLRTKGIFSTSRTLKDV from the coding sequence ATGGATATTAACAAGTTTCTTAAGATTATGGTGAATAAGAAAGCTTCTGACCTTTATTTTAAGGTGGGGAATGTTCCATATATAAGAGTTAATGGAGAACTTCAGCCTGTTGGAAAGGAGTCTATTTCGTCTAAAGATATGGATAAAGCTGCCAATATCATTCTTGCAAGTCAAAAAAGGGCAGGCATTGCTGAGAAGGATGAGATAGATACGAGTTATACTGTGCCTGAATTAGGAAGATTTAGAGTTAATATCTTCACTCAGAGAGGATATACTGGTATCGTGATTCGTTCATTAAAGACAGAGATTCTGGGTTTTAAGGAGCTAAATTTACCTGTTGACATCATGCAAAAACTATCAATGGAAAAACGTGGGTTGATCCTTGTTACAGGTAATGCCGGTAGCGGGAAATCAACCACACTTGCAGCAATGATTGAGTATATGAGTGCTAATAGAAGAGCCCATATTATAACAATTGAAGATCCCATAGAGTTTATTCATGAGGATAATAAGAGCATAATTGAACAACGCGAAGTAGGCATTGATACAAAAGGGTTTAAAAGCGCCTTGAGATATGTTGTCAGGCAGAGTCCTGATGTCATATTAGTAGGTGAGATAAGAGATACTGAAACTATGGAAACTGCAATAATGGCTGCTGAGACAGGACATCTTGTTTTAAGCACACTTCATACTATTGACACAATTCAGACAGTGGAAAGGATTATAAATTTCTTTCCTCCACACCAGCACAGCCAGATTAGAATGCAGCTTTCATTTATACTTAAAGGAGTTATATCTATGCGGCTTTTGCCATTAGTTTCTGGAGAGGGAAGAATACCAGCTTTGGAAATAATGCTTGCAAGTCCTACTATCAGAAAACTCATACTGGAAGGGCAAACAGGAAAAATCTATGACACAATAAAAAACAGTAAGGATTTTGGTATGCAGACATTTAATCAGTGTGTTGAAAAGTTTTATAAGGATAGGTTAGTATCATATGAAGATGCGCTTTCTGCATCAGATAGTCAGTCAGAATTCAGATTAAGGACAAAAGGCATATTCTCTACCAGTAGAACGCTTAAAGATGTCTAA
- a CDS encoding type II secretion system F family protein, with translation MPTYKYIAIDKDGKRIEALHSAESEKNLVSTLRANQLTIVSITEQKKRAFIFKKSTKIKSNDLILFSRQLATMVNAGLPLVQGLDTLADQMENPSLKTLVRKLENDVEGGESFSQALLKHQKVFSEFYVSMVRAGEESGTLDEILNRLATYLENSAKLARKVKSAMVYPAVVTGMSILIVMVLILKVVPTFKNIFDAFGGTLPLPTRVLIGTSEILKDYFLIVAGILAVAFFLLRKYVQTEKGRLQFDGLKLRIIIFGALMKKVALAKFARTLCTLIKSSVPILKALEIVGATSGNKVLEKTLSSVGIGVKEGKSIAEPLSKSKFFPAMVVRMISVGEATGALEDMLTKIADFYESEVDAAVDGLTSVIEPVLICFLGIIIGGIVIAMFLPILKMSTLVTEGF, from the coding sequence ATGCCGACATATAAGTATATTGCGATTGATAAAGATGGAAAGAGAATAGAGGCTCTTCATTCTGCTGAAAGCGAAAAAAATCTCGTTAGCACTCTCAGAGCTAACCAATTAACAATAGTCTCTATAACTGAACAAAAAAAAAGAGCATTTATATTTAAGAAGAGTACTAAAATAAAGTCCAATGATTTAATTCTCTTTAGCAGACAGTTGGCTACAATGGTTAATGCGGGATTGCCTCTGGTTCAGGGGCTGGATACACTTGCTGACCAAATGGAAAATCCTTCTTTAAAAACACTTGTTAGAAAACTGGAAAATGATGTGGAGGGGGGAGAAAGCTTTTCTCAGGCTCTCTTAAAACACCAAAAAGTGTTCTCGGAATTTTATGTAAGCATGGTAAGGGCAGGGGAAGAAAGTGGTACATTGGATGAAATCCTTAACCGTCTTGCAACATATCTTGAGAACTCCGCCAAACTTGCCAGAAAGGTAAAATCTGCCATGGTGTATCCAGCAGTGGTTACTGGTATGTCTATTCTTATAGTTATGGTTTTAATATTGAAAGTAGTTCCAACGTTTAAAAATATTTTTGATGCTTTTGGCGGAACTCTTCCTCTTCCGACAAGAGTACTTATAGGAACGAGCGAGATTCTCAAAGATTATTTTCTGATTGTAGCAGGAATCTTAGCTGTTGCTTTCTTCTTATTACGTAAATATGTGCAGACTGAAAAAGGAAGACTTCAGTTTGACGGATTGAAACTTCGTATAATTATTTTCGGCGCTCTCATGAAGAAGGTAGCTCTGGCAAAGTTTGCAAGAACACTGTGTACACTGATAAAGAGCAGTGTTCCTATTCTTAAGGCGCTTGAAATAGTTGGAGCTACTTCAGGGAATAAGGTGTTAGAGAAAACTCTTAGCAGTGTTGGAATAGGTGTTAAAGAGGGGAAAAGCATTGCAGAGCCGCTTAGTAAAAGTAAATTTTTCCCAGCAATGGTTGTCAGGATGATATCGGTTGGTGAAGCAACAGGCGCTCTGGAAGATATGTTGACAAAGATCGCTGATTTTTACGAATCCGAAGTTGATGCTGCAGTAGACGGATTAACCTCTGTGATAGAACCTGTTTTAATCTGTTTTTTGGGTATAATAATAGGTGGTATTGTTATTGCCATGTTCCTGCCAATACTCAAGATGAGTACTCTGGTAACAGAGGGTTTCTAA
- the pilB gene encoding type IV-A pilus assembly ATPase PilB has translation MIMSLKDNLSRILLDGGIITEEQLKEALHDQREKGGSLSRIIYKKGFADEKTLMACLSEQLNIPPINLSKFKISKEVIETIPKTIAKKYSIVPISKIGKTLTIAMLDPLNVFAIDDLKSTTGYEIDPVIATEKDILNAIDQYYEVSFDMKEILRDIDIKEPAEKREELDLEKLLRETEEAPVVKMVNFILAQAIKEKASDIHIEPEDKALRIRYRIDGVLYERLSPPKKLQAALISRIKIMSNLDIAERRLPQDGRMRIVLNNKEIDFRVSILPIIFGEKVVLRILDKSSLTLNLEKLGFGEKELEIFTESISRPHGMILLTGPTGSGKTTTLYSALSKINTPTKNIITVEDPVEYQLKGINQVQAHSDIGLTFAGGLRSILRQDPDIIMVGEIRDFETADIAIKSALTGHLVFSTLHTNDAPGAITRLIDMGIEPFLLSSSVIMVAAQRLMRKICENCKEKIDLQEKAKENFAHILQQPISKISDLTIYKGKGCELCNDTGYKGRVAVVEILKIDDEIKQLIMNKATSGEIKEAAVKGGMITLQESGIDLIKKGTTTIEEVLRVTAE, from the coding sequence ATGATTATGTCTTTAAAGGACAACCTATCAAGAATTCTACTTGATGGAGGAATAATTACAGAGGAACAGTTAAAAGAGGCACTCCATGATCAGAGGGAAAAAGGCGGCAGTTTAAGCCGGATTATTTATAAAAAAGGCTTTGCTGATGAGAAGACCCTTATGGCGTGCTTAAGCGAACAATTAAATATCCCTCCGATAAATCTTTCAAAATTTAAAATTTCAAAAGAGGTTATAGAAACAATACCGAAGACAATTGCCAAAAAGTATTCCATTGTTCCAATCTCTAAGATAGGAAAAACCCTTACGATTGCCATGCTGGATCCTCTTAATGTGTTTGCTATAGACGATTTAAAAAGCACTACTGGATACGAGATAGATCCTGTAATAGCCACAGAAAAGGATATTCTCAATGCTATTGACCAGTATTATGAAGTATCTTTTGATATGAAAGAGATTTTAAGGGACATTGATATTAAGGAACCTGCTGAGAAAAGGGAAGAACTAGATTTAGAAAAACTCTTAAGGGAAACTGAGGAAGCTCCAGTTGTAAAAATGGTTAATTTTATTCTCGCTCAAGCAATTAAGGAGAAAGCAAGCGATATTCATATTGAACCGGAGGATAAGGCATTGCGCATCCGCTATCGTATTGACGGTGTTCTTTACGAGAGGTTGTCTCCACCTAAAAAACTTCAGGCTGCACTAATCTCCAGAATAAAGATTATGTCCAATCTGGATATAGCAGAACGAAGGCTTCCGCAGGATGGCCGTATGAGGATTGTATTAAATAATAAGGAAATAGACTTTCGCGTATCAATTCTACCAATAATTTTTGGGGAAAAGGTGGTATTGCGTATTCTGGATAAGAGTAGTTTAACACTGAATCTGGAGAAATTAGGATTTGGAGAAAAAGAGCTGGAAATATTTACAGAATCTATTTCCAGACCACATGGAATGATCCTTCTAACTGGACCAACAGGTAGTGGTAAAACCACAACGCTTTATTCTGCGTTAAGCAAAATAAATACACCAACTAAGAATATTATTACAGTTGAGGATCCTGTAGAATATCAACTAAAGGGAATCAATCAGGTGCAAGCTCACTCAGATATAGGTCTGACATTTGCCGGCGGCTTACGATCTATATTAAGGCAGGATCCTGATATTATAATGGTTGGAGAGATAAGGGATTTTGAAACTGCTGATATTGCGATAAAATCCGCTCTGACAGGTCATTTGGTCTTCAGCACGTTACACACAAATGATGCTCCCGGAGCAATTACAAGGTTGATAGATATGGGGATTGAGCCGTTTCTTCTCTCATCTTCTGTAATAATGGTTGCTGCGCAGAGACTCATGCGAAAAATATGCGAAAACTGCAAAGAAAAAATTGATCTGCAGGAAAAGGCAAAAGAGAATTTTGCCCATATTCTGCAACAGCCAATTTCCAAAATATCAGATTTAACAATATATAAAGGAAAGGGCTGCGAGCTTTGTAATGACACTGGATACAAAGGCAGAGTTGCTGTTGTTGAAATACTAAAGATAGATGATGAGATCAAGCAACTAATTATGAACAAGGCCACTTCAGGTGAGATTAAGGAAGCTGCTGTAAAAGGCGGAATGATAACATTGCAGGAAAGCGGTATAGATCTAATCAAAAAGGGCACGACTACCATAGAAGAAGTTTTGCGCGTAACAGCGGAATAG
- a CDS encoding type IV pilus twitching motility protein PilT — MDIQDLLKLTMEKGASDLHITEGAPPILRTDGKLVSTDYSPLSGDDTKNMIYNILTDEQKVEFEENWELDFSFAIPALGRFRVNVHLEKGNVEAAFRSISLNIRTLKDLEMPSVVTELSRKPNGLVLITGPTGVGKTTTLAAMIDLINSERASLIITVEDPIEYIHNHKKSIIKQREVHSDTKSFANALRHVLRQDPDIICVGEMRDLETISTALTAAETGHLVLTTLHTPDVEQTVDRIIDVFPPHQQQQVRIQLAGSIQGIVSQQLFPRTDRTGRIVATEILVATPAVRNVIREQKTEQISTILQTGGKFGMHTMDKSIKELYERGAISYESAIAKVKNQSEFKKL, encoded by the coding sequence ATGGATATTCAAGATTTATTGAAATTGACAATGGAAAAAGGAGCATCGGATTTACACATAACAGAAGGCGCTCCTCCTATCTTGCGTACAGACGGCAAACTTGTTTCTACGGACTACAGTCCTTTAAGCGGGGATGACACTAAGAACATGATATATAACATACTAACAGATGAGCAGAAGGTTGAATTTGAGGAAAACTGGGAACTTGATTTTTCTTTTGCCATACCTGCCTTAGGTCGTTTCAGGGTAAATGTTCATCTTGAAAAAGGGAATGTTGAAGCAGCCTTTAGAAGTATATCATTAAATATTAGAACACTCAAAGACCTTGAGATGCCTTCTGTTGTTACAGAGCTTTCACGCAAACCAAACGGGCTGGTTTTGATTACTGGGCCAACTGGCGTTGGAAAAACCACAACGCTTGCTGCAATGATTGATTTGATAAATAGCGAGAGAGCTTCTTTGATTATTACAGTGGAGGATCCTATTGAGTATATTCATAACCATAAAAAAAGCATAATAAAACAACGCGAAGTACATTCTGACACCAAGTCTTTTGCAAATGCATTAAGGCACGTTTTGCGCCAGGATCCGGATATAATATGTGTAGGTGAGATGCGTGATTTAGAAACTATATCTACAGCTCTAACAGCCGCAGAGACAGGTCATTTGGTTTTAACAACCTTGCATACGCCGGATGTTGAGCAAACAGTGGATAGAATTATAGATGTTTTTCCCCCTCACCAGCAGCAACAGGTCAGAATCCAGCTTGCAGGAAGTATTCAAGGAATAGTTTCTCAGCAGCTTTTTCCCAGGACAGATAGAACCGGAAGAATAGTCGCAACAGAAATTCTTGTTGCAACTCCTGCTGTGAGAAATGTAATAAGAGAACAAAAGACAGAACAGATTTCTACAATACTTCAAACTGGCGGCAAATTCGGTATGCATACCATGGATAAATCCATTAAGGAATTGTATGAGCGAGGTGCTATTTCTTACGAATCAGCTATTGCAAAAGTCAAGAATCAGTCCGAATTCAAAAAACTATGA
- the recG gene encoding ATP-dependent DNA helicase RecG: MLKLDTSIQYMKGVGPKRVALFERLGIQTVKDLLYYIPRRYEDRRNFSPISKLGIGAQHTVMGKVLTSGVQKLKKNLSILKVAIDDGTGIIYAVWFNQPFLEEQFKIGTKVVVSGKVQIYGRELQISSQSYEILRSEDKENETEELIHTGRIVPFYPLTQNISQRRIRRMIKNALDNCLDQINGMLPQDVKARHKLIDTRCALLNIHFPKTWRDKDLAYRRIVFDEFLLLQLGILLKRASISEPQLGIKHQNKGRLLEQFLKTLPFKLTDAQHRVIDEINRDMTSEKQMNRLIQGEVGSGKTIVAIAALLISIENGYQGAIMVPTEILAEQHYIYMAEALAPIGIKIDLLIGSTTQKSRTEITENIRNGITDIIIGTHTLVQENIEFKRLGLVVIDEQHRFGVLQRNMLRKKGLNPDVLVMTATPIPRTLALTVYGDLDISTIRELPPGRGTVSTYWVSKSQLQGVHEFIEEEIKRGRQAYVVSPLIEESHIIEAVAATQLFEHFKKKVFLNLRIGLLHGQMKSEDKEKVMQEFRENKINILVSTTVIEVGIDIPNATIMLIENAERFGLSQLHQLRGRIGRGKDQSYCILHGMPRTPEAQKRLTVMTQTQDGFRIAQEDLELRGPGEFFGTKQHGLPELKIGNIILDLDIMEIAREEAVNIIKSDPELSAKENYLIKRNFLQSFKHRIDLAKVG; the protein is encoded by the coding sequence ATGCTTAAACTGGATACTTCTATCCAATATATGAAAGGCGTTGGTCCGAAAAGAGTTGCGCTTTTTGAACGTCTTGGTATCCAAACAGTCAAAGACCTTCTTTATTATATCCCTCGGAGATATGAAGATAGGCGTAATTTTTCTCCTATTTCAAAGCTCGGTATTGGGGCGCAACACACAGTTATGGGGAAAGTTCTGACAAGCGGAGTACAGAAATTAAAGAAAAATCTAAGCATACTCAAGGTGGCCATTGATGACGGCACAGGCATAATATATGCTGTATGGTTTAATCAGCCGTTTTTAGAAGAACAGTTTAAGATCGGCACAAAGGTTGTTGTAAGCGGTAAGGTTCAGATATACGGCAGAGAGTTACAAATATCCAGCCAGTCTTATGAAATTTTACGTTCCGAAGACAAAGAGAACGAAACAGAAGAACTAATTCATACAGGAAGAATTGTCCCTTTTTATCCGCTGACCCAAAACATATCCCAGCGCAGAATAAGAAGAATGATTAAAAATGCTCTGGATAACTGCCTGGATCAGATAAATGGCATGCTTCCGCAGGACGTTAAAGCAAGGCACAAGCTGATAGATACTAGGTGCGCTCTTTTAAACATCCACTTCCCCAAGACGTGGAGGGATAAGGACTTGGCTTACAGAAGAATTGTTTTTGATGAATTTCTGTTGTTGCAATTAGGAATTCTTTTAAAAAGGGCCTCCATTTCAGAACCTCAGCTTGGTATAAAACATCAAAATAAAGGAAGACTGCTGGAGCAATTTCTCAAGACCTTGCCGTTCAAGCTGACTGATGCGCAGCATAGAGTTATAGATGAAATAAATCGGGATATGACATCTGAAAAACAAATGAACAGACTAATCCAGGGCGAAGTTGGATCAGGAAAAACTATTGTTGCAATTGCTGCTTTGCTGATTAGTATTGAAAATGGTTATCAGGGAGCCATAATGGTGCCGACAGAAATACTGGCAGAACAACATTACATTTATATGGCAGAGGCGTTGGCTCCAATCGGTATAAAAATTGATTTACTGATTGGCAGCACCACTCAGAAATCACGTACGGAGATTACAGAAAATATACGCAATGGAATTACTGATATTATTATTGGAACACATACATTGGTTCAAGAGAACATTGAATTCAAAAGGCTTGGACTTGTAGTAATTGATGAACAACATCGTTTTGGCGTGCTGCAACGTAACATGTTAAGAAAGAAGGGGCTTAATCCTGATGTTCTGGTGATGACTGCTACACCTATACCCAGAACTCTTGCACTTACTGTATATGGAGATTTGGATATTTCTACGATCAGGGAACTTCCTCCTGGGAGAGGCACTGTATCAACATATTGGGTATCAAAGTCACAGCTCCAGGGAGTGCATGAGTTTATTGAGGAAGAGATAAAAAGAGGGCGGCAGGCATATGTTGTCTCTCCACTAATCGAGGAGTCGCATATAATAGAGGCTGTTGCGGCTACTCAACTCTTTGAACATTTTAAGAAGAAAGTATTTTTGAATCTAAGAATAGGACTTTTGCATGGGCAAATGAAAAGCGAAGATAAAGAAAAGGTAATGCAGGAGTTTCGCGAAAACAAGATTAATATACTGGTGTCTACAACGGTTATTGAAGTTGGTATAGATATTCCTAATGCTACTATAATGTTGATAGAGAATGCTGAGCGATTTGGCCTGTCACAGCTTCATCAGCTTAGGGGCAGAATTGGCAGGGGCAAAGACCAATCATATTGTATATTGCATGGTATGCCAAGAACTCCTGAAGCGCAGAAGCGCTTGACAGTTATGACGCAAACACAGGATGGTTTTAGGATTGCGCAGGAGGATTTGGAACTTAGAGGTCCTGGAGAATTCTTTGGAACAAAACAACATGGTCTGCCTGAATTAAAAATCGGCAATATAATTTTAGATCTAGATATAATGGAGATTGCAAGAGAAGAGGCAGTAAATATAATTAAGTCTGATCCTGAACTCTCAGCCAAAGAGAATTATCTTATTAAGAGAAATTTTCTGCAGAGCTTCAAACACAGGATTGATCTGGCAAAAGTAGGATAA
- a CDS encoding ATP-binding protein, translating to MQLSESIQEKVSRLKALMIARLLIVTAMLGIGTFVFRAENIPFYWLISVMFLLTIAYSILLIKRTYLDTLIRVQIIADVIWIGILVYYSGGIDSIFTFLYVISIIAGSLLLPLGEGLVLTSFAVITYFAIIILQYNPDFLPKSVVIYITCFRAIIFYLVSILSGTLAKTLKHRTKQLRELQNFTDNILQNMASGLITVDSNGMISYFNQAASDILGYQREEAVGTAWKALFPDSRIKMENYVNKNFDLEGRSSLQFESNIRRKNGDLLLIGFNISPLKTNDGEFEGIIFIFRDLSVIKELERKLSQNDRLVLMGKMSAKIAHEVRNPLASLRGSAEMLKEDDKISHSSRKLLELIIRESDKINERVTGFLNLSKPAKPRLKRCNIHAIIKNVLVLLRSRGDVNPEINIEYNVNSNKLFSLVDAEQIEQMFLNLCLNALQAMPEGGTLAIEADTRDEMIEVRFTDTGKGLSADEKKSLFDPFSTTSEKGTGLGLSIVREIIDAHNGQIEVISKKGKGSSFIVKLPVAEKNDNA from the coding sequence ATGCAACTCTCTGAATCCATCCAGGAAAAAGTCTCCCGACTTAAAGCATTAATGATCGCAAGACTTCTCATAGTAACAGCTATGCTTGGTATAGGAACTTTTGTGTTTCGGGCAGAGAATATCCCCTTTTACTGGTTAATATCTGTAATGTTTCTTTTGACCATAGCATACAGCATTCTTTTAATAAAAAGGACGTACTTAGATACCTTAATACGTGTTCAAATTATTGCAGATGTGATATGGATTGGTATATTGGTCTATTACTCCGGCGGAATAGACAGTATCTTTACATTTTTATATGTTATTTCTATAATTGCAGGCAGTCTGTTACTCCCTCTTGGAGAGGGATTAGTGTTAACTTCGTTTGCAGTAATAACTTATTTTGCAATTATCATTCTGCAGTATAATCCTGATTTTTTACCTAAGAGCGTGGTTATATACATTACCTGTTTTCGGGCAATAATATTTTACCTCGTATCAATATTAAGCGGAACACTGGCAAAAACCCTTAAGCACAGGACCAAACAACTGAGAGAATTACAGAATTTCACAGATAACATATTGCAAAACATGGCTAGCGGGCTCATAACTGTTGACTCCAACGGAATGATATCATATTTTAACCAGGCTGCCTCAGACATCCTCGGATATCAAAGAGAAGAAGCTGTGGGAACTGCATGGAAAGCGCTGTTTCCTGATAGCAGGATTAAGATGGAGAATTACGTCAATAAGAATTTTGATTTAGAAGGACGCTCTTCTTTGCAATTTGAATCTAATATTCGAAGAAAAAATGGCGATCTGCTGTTAATCGGTTTCAATATTTCGCCGTTAAAAACTAATGATGGAGAGTTTGAAGGGATAATATTTATTTTTAGAGATTTAAGCGTGATCAAAGAACTAGAACGCAAATTAAGCCAGAATGACAGATTAGTCCTTATGGGAAAGATGTCAGCAAAAATAGCGCACGAAGTCAGGAATCCTCTCGCTTCCTTGAGAGGTTCTGCTGAGATGCTGAAGGAAGATGATAAAATTAGTCATAGCAGCAGAAAGTTACTGGAACTAATTATCCGTGAATCTGATAAGATCAATGAAAGAGTTACAGGCTTTCTTAATCTGTCAAAACCAGCAAAACCCAGGTTAAAAAGATGCAACATACATGCAATAATTAAAAATGTTTTGGTTTTACTAAGAAGTCGGGGTGATGTTAATCCTGAAATCAATATAGAATATAATGTAAATAGCAATAAGCTATTTTCTCTTGTAGATGCAGAACAAATAGAACAGATGTTTTTGAATCTATGTCTTAATGCACTCCAGGCAATGCCTGAAGGTGGAACTCTCGCAATAGAGGCAGATACGAGAGATGAAATGATAGAGGTTAGATTTACTGATACTGGAAAAGGATTGTCTGCTGATGAGAAGAAAAGTCTTTTTGACCCATTTTCAACAACAAGTGAGAAGGGGACAGGTCTGGGGTTAAGTATTGTCAGGGAAATAATAGATGCTCATAACGGACAAATAGAGGTTATTAGTAAAAAAGGGAAAGGTAGTAGTTTTATAGTTAAACTTCCTGTAGCTGAGAAAAACGACAATGCCTAA
- a CDS encoding sigma-54 dependent transcriptional regulator translates to MPKNKILVIDDEKSMLEFLSIMLTKDGFSVASSDRGKEGINMFKNTHFDLVIVDIKMPEISGIDVLKSIRSYDTSAVVLMITAYASVDTAIEAMKLGAFDYIAKPFKIERIRVVIRKALQQRELLDENINLKKQLKSEYDFKNIIGNSLPIRDVFDKVRKISHTDATVLLYGETGAGKELFARAIHYNSPRKSNPFISIDCGALTETLLESELFGHVKGAFTGAIEHKKGLFEAADGGTIFLDEVGVASPQIQTKLLRVLQEHEIKRVGGNKSIKVDVRVIAATNTDLEQQIKDGKFREDLFYRLSVIPIVLPPLRERRDDIPLLVSHFLKKYTRKAGSKSKKILPEVVQILMKYNWPGNIRELENVIERAVILEEGDTISIESLPDKLREQEIEIDEDRLIAEGLKNTVEQTERNIILKAFKECAGNQYQTAKKLKVSRQNLQYKLKKYRIIE, encoded by the coding sequence ATGCCTAAGAATAAAATACTTGTAATTGACGATGAGAAGAGCATGCTTGAGTTTCTTTCAATAATGCTTACAAAAGACGGTTTTAGTGTTGCTAGTTCAGACAGGGGGAAAGAAGGCATAAATATGTTTAAAAATACTCATTTTGACCTTGTGATCGTTGATATAAAAATGCCGGAAATTAGTGGTATAGATGTATTGAAATCTATAAGAAGTTATGACACTAGCGCTGTTGTTCTGATGATTACTGCGTATGCTTCAGTGGATACAGCGATTGAAGCGATGAAACTAGGCGCTTTTGATTATATTGCAAAGCCATTTAAGATAGAAAGGATCAGGGTTGTTATTAGAAAAGCTCTTCAGCAAAGGGAATTGCTTGATGAAAACATAAATCTAAAAAAACAGTTAAAGTCTGAGTATGATTTTAAAAATATAATAGGCAACAGCCTTCCTATTAGAGATGTTTTTGATAAGGTGAGAAAAATCTCGCACACAGACGCAACAGTTCTTCTCTATGGAGAAACTGGTGCTGGGAAAGAGCTTTTTGCCAGGGCAATACATTATAACAGTCCTAGAAAAAGCAACCCTTTTATATCAATTGATTGCGGAGCATTGACTGAAACATTACTTGAGTCTGAACTCTTCGGGCATGTAAAGGGTGCATTTACAGGAGCGATAGAACATAAAAAGGGATTATTTGAAGCAGCAGATGGAGGAACAATTTTTCTTGATGAAGTTGGAGTGGCTTCTCCTCAGATACAGACTAAGCTTCTGAGGGTTTTGCAGGAACACGAAATAAAGCGGGTTGGAGGAAACAAAAGTATTAAAGTGGATGTAAGGGTAATAGCTGCTACTAATACAGATTTAGAACAACAGATAAAGGACGGCAAATTTAGAGAAGACTTGTTTTACAGACTGAGTGTTATTCCAATAGTGCTACCTCCGCTGCGGGAAAGAAGAGACGATATTCCTTTGCTAGTAAGCCACTTCTTAAAAAAATATACCCGGAAAGCTGGCAGTAAAAGCAAAAAGATATTACCAGAAGTTGTGCAGATCTTAATGAAATATAACTGGCCTGGAAACATAAGAGAACTGGAAAATGTAATAGAAAGAGCTGTTATTCTCGAAGAGGGAGATACAATTTCTATAGAAAGTCTTCCTGATAAACTGCGAGAGCAGGAAATAGAAATAGACGAAGATCGTCTTATTGCAGAAGGATTAAAAAACACTGTTGAACAAACAGAAAGAAATATAATACTTAAAGCGTTCAAAGAATGTGCAGGAAATCAGTATCAAACAGCGAAAAAGCTGAAAGTCTCCAGACAAAACCTGCAATATAAGTTGAAAAAATATAGAATAATTGAGTAG